A genomic segment from Syntrophotalea acetylenivorans encodes:
- the pyrE gene encoding orotate phosphoribosyltransferase, with product MTTERDELKQIVRQVSYEEREVTLASGRKSTFYFDGKQTTLHPRGAVLVGKAFFDELKHFPGPIDGVGGLTMGADPIATALSMTSSLAGDPIPAFIIRKEPKGHGTGQWLEGRKNLAPGARVVIVEDVLTTGGSALKAVERAREEGLEVVGIISLVDREEGGREAVEAQGLALRAIFTKSQVVGDNN from the coding sequence TTGACAACCGAACGTGATGAACTAAAGCAAATTGTGCGTCAAGTGTCTTATGAAGAGAGGGAAGTCACTCTGGCTTCGGGGCGCAAAAGCACTTTTTATTTTGACGGTAAGCAGACCACCTTACATCCTCGAGGAGCGGTGCTGGTGGGGAAAGCTTTTTTTGACGAATTAAAACATTTCCCCGGTCCCATCGATGGTGTGGGTGGGCTGACCATGGGTGCCGATCCCATTGCCACTGCCTTGTCCATGACAAGTTCGTTGGCTGGTGATCCAATCCCCGCTTTTATTATTCGCAAAGAGCCCAAGGGCCACGGCACCGGCCAGTGGCTTGAAGGGCGGAAAAATCTGGCCCCCGGGGCCCGTGTGGTGATTGTCGAGGACGTTTTGACTACCGGCGGGTCGGCACTGAAGGCTGTTGAGCGTGCGAGGGAAGAGGGTCTGGAAGTCGTAGGTATCATTTCCCTTGTGGACCGTGAAGAGGGGGGTCGTGAAGCGGTAGAGGCCCAAGGTTTAGCATTGCGGGCTATCTTCACCAAAAGTCAGGTGGTTGGTGACAATAATTGA
- a CDS encoding phosphoribosylformylglycinamidine synthase subunit PurQ, whose amino-acid sequence MSKQVKAIVIAGNGTNCERETAHAIRLAGAEVVDIVHISELLAGRVLLSDYHFLNLAGGFLDGDDLGSAKAGANRLLHAPVAGSGDHLSDHLRQFIADGKLIMGVCNGFQLMVKMGLLPALDGELRQSATLTFNDNGRFEDRWVYLKTDPNSPCVFTRGLDGIYLPVRHGEGKLVAESDQVLKDIEAKNLSVLKYSTADFAPTMEYPANPNGSAAAIAGLCDESGRLFGLMPHPEAYVHRTQHPRWTREEDLPEEGMGLWLYQNAVKFIREELL is encoded by the coding sequence ATGTCCAAGCAAGTTAAAGCCATCGTTATTGCCGGCAACGGGACCAACTGTGAGCGGGAGACGGCTCACGCCATTCGTCTGGCCGGCGCCGAAGTGGTCGATATCGTCCACATCTCTGAGCTCCTTGCGGGCCGGGTGCTGCTTTCCGACTATCACTTTCTTAATCTGGCCGGCGGGTTCCTGGACGGCGATGACCTTGGTTCGGCCAAGGCCGGCGCCAATCGCCTGTTGCATGCGCCAGTAGCCGGTAGCGGTGACCATCTTAGTGATCATCTGCGGCAGTTTATTGCTGACGGCAAGCTGATCATGGGGGTTTGCAACGGCTTTCAGCTGATGGTCAAAATGGGGTTGTTGCCCGCTCTGGACGGTGAGTTGCGCCAGTCCGCCACGTTGACCTTCAATGATAACGGTCGCTTTGAAGATCGTTGGGTTTACCTTAAAACCGATCCGAATTCCCCTTGTGTCTTTACCCGCGGCCTGGACGGCATTTATTTGCCGGTACGTCACGGGGAAGGGAAGTTGGTTGCCGAATCGGATCAGGTTCTTAAGGATATTGAGGCCAAAAATCTGTCCGTTCTAAAGTACAGCACCGCCGATTTTGCACCGACAATGGAATATCCAGCCAATCCCAACGGTTCTGCTGCAGCGATCGCCGGATTGTGCGATGAAAGCGGTCGCTTGTTTGGCCTTATGCCTCACCCGGAAGCTTATGTCCATCGCACCCAGCATCCTCGCTGGACCCGTGAGGAAGATCTTCCGGAAGAGGGCATGGGTTTGTGGCTCTACCAGAATGCTGTTAAATTTATTCGTGAAGAGTTGTTGTAG
- the purF gene encoding amidophosphoribosyltransferase: protein MFDKFNDECGVFGIFGHPEAANLSYLGLYALQHRGQEGCGISASDGSSVRTHVGGGLVSDVFKDNKIFNSLPGQAAIGHVRYSTAGGDSLKNCQPITVKYSRGSIAVAHNGNLVNAQEVRCDLEKNGSIFSTTADTEVIVHLLARSKADALADRIAEALRAVRGAYSLVFLSETRMVAVRDPSGFRPLVLGKVDGAYVVASETCALDLIEAEYVREVQPGEMIVFDKDGMTCSHPFKEKKLSQCIFELIYFARPDSTVFSQQVYEKRKDFGRQLAREHKVDADIVIPVPDSGVPAAIGYAEESGLSFQMGLIRNHYVGRTFIEPQQSIRHFGVKIKLNAIREVFEGKRVVVVDDSVVRGTTSRKIIKMIRKAGAKEVHMRVSSPPTSYPCFYGIDTPTRKELISSSHTIDEICKYITADTLGYLSIEGMRKVVGVEDGTCGNFCDACFNGEYPVKFPRLTDDDQLGLF, encoded by the coding sequence ATGTTCGATAAATTTAACGATGAATGTGGTGTCTTCGGTATATTCGGTCATCCTGAGGCCGCCAATTTGAGTTATCTTGGGCTTTATGCTCTGCAGCATCGCGGTCAGGAAGGCTGCGGCATTTCCGCTTCTGACGGTTCGAGTGTTCGTACCCATGTTGGTGGTGGTTTGGTTTCCGATGTGTTCAAAGACAACAAGATTTTCAATAGTCTTCCCGGGCAGGCGGCTATCGGCCACGTTCGTTATTCTACGGCGGGCGGGGACAGTCTTAAAAACTGCCAACCCATAACGGTTAAATACTCCCGCGGCAGTATCGCCGTAGCTCATAACGGCAACCTGGTCAATGCGCAGGAAGTGCGGTGTGACCTGGAAAAGAACGGTTCAATTTTTTCCACCACGGCCGATACCGAGGTCATAGTTCATCTTCTCGCTCGTTCTAAGGCAGATGCCCTTGCTGACCGTATAGCTGAAGCTTTGCGGGCCGTAAGGGGCGCCTACAGTTTGGTCTTTCTGAGTGAAACGCGGATGGTCGCCGTGCGTGATCCGAGCGGTTTCCGGCCACTGGTCCTCGGAAAAGTCGACGGCGCATACGTCGTTGCATCTGAGACCTGTGCTCTAGATCTTATCGAGGCTGAATATGTTCGTGAGGTCCAGCCTGGAGAAATGATTGTTTTTGACAAAGACGGCATGACCTGTTCGCATCCTTTTAAAGAAAAAAAATTATCTCAATGTATTTTTGAATTGATCTACTTCGCTCGTCCGGACAGCACTGTTTTTAGTCAACAGGTCTATGAAAAACGTAAAGATTTCGGTCGGCAATTGGCGCGGGAACATAAGGTTGATGCGGATATTGTGATACCTGTTCCGGATTCCGGGGTGCCGGCTGCAATCGGTTATGCCGAGGAGTCTGGGCTTTCTTTCCAAATGGGGCTGATCCGCAATCATTATGTCGGTCGTACCTTTATCGAGCCGCAACAGTCTATTCGTCACTTCGGTGTTAAAATCAAGCTGAATGCCATTCGCGAGGTATTTGAGGGTAAGCGGGTCGTTGTTGTCGATGATTCCGTGGTAAGGGGTACCACCTCACGAAAAATCATCAAAATGATTCGCAAGGCAGGCGCAAAGGAGGTACATATGAGAGTATCTTCGCCGCCGACCAGTTATCCCTGTTTTTACGGAATCGACACGCCAACCCGTAAGGAATTGATATCTTCGTCTCACACTATCGACGAGATTTGTAAATATATTACGGCCGACACCCTCGGTTATCTGTCCATTGAAGGCATGCGCAAAGTAGTGGGGGTCGAAGACGGTACCTGCGGTAATTTCTGTGATGCTTGTTTTAATGGCGAATATCCCGTAAAATTTCCGCGACTTACCGACGACGATCAATTGGGGCTTTTTTAG